A region of Nostoc sp. 'Peltigera membranacea cyanobiont' N6 DNA encodes the following proteins:
- the hisG gene encoding ATP phosphoribosyltransferase, whose protein sequence is MLTVALPKGELLKNSIRLLQSVGLDFSAFLDSGTRQLQIPDPKGLAKALLVRAQDVPVYVEYGQAQLGIVGYDVLREKQPQVAHLVDLQFGDCRMSVAVKASSSYRSPLDLPPHGRVASKYVNCAREYFHSLDLPVEIVPLYGSVELGPITGMSEAIVDLVSTGRTLRENGLIEIATLYESTARLIAHPLSYRLNTGNLSDVISKLRETVLIKV, encoded by the coding sequence ATGCTGACTGTTGCATTGCCAAAAGGGGAACTCCTTAAAAATAGCATCCGCCTGCTACAATCTGTGGGATTAGATTTTAGCGCTTTTTTAGATTCAGGAACTCGCCAACTTCAAATTCCCGATCCTAAGGGACTTGCAAAAGCTTTGTTGGTACGGGCGCAGGATGTGCCTGTTTATGTAGAATATGGTCAAGCACAACTGGGTATTGTCGGCTACGATGTGTTGCGGGAGAAGCAGCCGCAAGTTGCCCACTTGGTAGATTTGCAGTTTGGAGATTGTCGGATGTCTGTGGCGGTAAAAGCATCGAGTTCTTACCGATCGCCTTTAGATTTACCACCACATGGTAGAGTTGCTTCAAAATATGTGAATTGCGCTCGTGAATATTTCCACAGTCTAGATTTACCTGTAGAAATAGTCCCGTTGTATGGTTCAGTGGAATTAGGCCCGATTACTGGAATGTCAGAAGCGATCGTGGATTTAGTTTCTACAGGGCGAACTCTGCGCGAAAATGGTTTGATTGAAATTGCTACTCTCTATGAAAGCACGGCACGGTTGATTGCCCATCCTCTAAGTTACCGTCTAAATACAGGTAATCTCAGTGATGTGATTTCCAAGCTGCGGGAAACAGTTTTGATAAAGGTTTAA
- a CDS encoding GAF domain-containing protein, protein MNAGHIDTELARLEALRQYQILDTEPEKAYDNLAQLAAFICDTPISLVNFIDENRQWFKAKVGLDVSEMPRCVGLSYLCQEQRQVVVVPDTLADEKLANNPVVTGYPYVRFYAGVPLITPRGDMLGTLCVIDQVPKELSQKQVEALVALSHLVIDQLELRRYVTEVSEVTEKLIAQEQAARTRTNNLLESITDGFFALDKKWRFTYINGQAERLLQKNQNELLGKNIWEVFPEIIGTTFYREYHKAILEQVSVEFEEFYPPLNCWLQVHGYPAKDGLSIYFQDITERRRTAEALRESEERWQLALHGNNDGIWDWNLKTNEVFFSTQWKEMLGYKDDEVSNGWDEWIKRIHPDERDLVLQAFQDHFAKKTPFYVCEYRVQCQNGSYKWILDRGQALWDALGDIVRMVGSYTDITDRKRADEELKRQNLRSQLFAEITLKIRESLQIDEILQTTVIEVQKLLQADRVLIFRLETDGSGTVIQEAVLPGWPLILGENLNDKCFKEQYIERYRRGRVSAIEDIEAAHIQPCHREFLQQFAVRANLVVPILVRDGIWGLLLAHQCAAPRQWNNFETELLQQLANQIGIALSQAQLLEKETQQSQELVRSNAELEQFAYVASHDLQEPLRMVTSYLQLLERRYKNQLDANADQFITYAVDGARRMQTLINDLLNYSRVSTRGQAFKLVDCDLILRSAIANLQIAIADRKAIVTHDSLPKLIADSTQLTQVFQNLIGNAIKFCQNQQPQIHIGVAKPNANLDGENLNSIPSVDEWLFSICDNGIGLESQYVERIFIIFQRLHGRDKYPGTGIGLAICKKIIERHGGRIWVESKPGQGSTFYFTIPDRAGKQS, encoded by the coding sequence ATGAACGCTGGACATATTGATACAGAACTAGCGCGGCTAGAAGCCCTCCGCCAGTATCAAATTCTTGACACTGAACCCGAAAAAGCTTACGACAATCTTGCTCAGTTAGCGGCATTTATTTGCGATACTCCCATCTCTTTGGTAAATTTTATTGATGAAAACCGTCAATGGTTTAAGGCAAAAGTAGGTTTAGATGTATCAGAAATGCCCCGGTGTGTTGGATTGTCTTACCTTTGCCAAGAGCAACGTCAGGTTGTAGTGGTTCCTGATACCTTAGCTGATGAAAAGTTGGCCAATAATCCGGTAGTCACTGGCTATCCATACGTGCGATTTTATGCAGGTGTACCCTTAATTACCCCAAGGGGAGATATGCTAGGAACTCTGTGTGTAATTGACCAAGTTCCTAAAGAATTGAGCCAAAAACAAGTTGAAGCACTTGTGGCTTTGAGTCACTTAGTAATCGACCAATTAGAACTTAGGCGTTATGTAACTGAAGTATCTGAAGTTACTGAAAAGCTAATAGCACAAGAGCAAGCAGCGAGAACCCGCACCAATAATCTTCTTGAAAGCATCACTGATGGTTTTTTTGCCTTAGATAAAAAGTGGCGATTCACCTACATTAATGGTCAAGCAGAACGGCTGTTGCAAAAAAATCAAAATGAGCTTTTGGGTAAAAACATCTGGGAAGTGTTTCCAGAAATCATCGGCACAACATTTTACCGTGAGTATCACAAGGCAATTTTAGAACAGGTGAGTGTGGAATTTGAGGAGTTTTATCCGCCACTAAACTGCTGGCTGCAAGTCCACGGTTATCCTGCAAAAGATGGCTTGTCTATTTATTTTCAAGACATTACTGAACGGCGGCGAACAGCAGAAGCATTACGGGAAAGTGAAGAACGCTGGCAATTAGCATTACATGGTAATAATGATGGCATCTGGGATTGGAACCTCAAGACTAATGAAGTGTTCTTTTCAACTCAGTGGAAAGAAATGCTCGGTTATAAAGACGACGAAGTTTCCAACGGTTGGGATGAATGGATAAAACGAATCCACCCCGATGAGCGAGATTTGGTACTTCAAGCCTTCCAAGACCACTTTGCCAAGAAAACACCGTTTTACGTCTGTGAATATCGAGTCCAATGCCAAAACGGCAGCTATAAATGGATTCTAGATCGAGGACAGGCACTTTGGGACGCATTGGGTGATATAGTTCGCATGGTGGGTTCTTATACAGATATCACAGATCGCAAGCGGGCAGATGAGGAATTAAAACGGCAGAATTTGCGATCGCAATTATTTGCTGAAATCACTCTGAAAATTCGAGAATCTTTACAAATAGATGAAATTCTTCAAACCACAGTTATTGAGGTACAAAAATTACTCCAAGCTGACCGAGTTTTAATTTTCCGACTGGAAACTGATGGTTCGGGAACAGTGATACAAGAGGCAGTATTACCTGGTTGGCCCTTAATTTTGGGAGAAAATCTGAACGATAAATGCTTTAAAGAACAATACATAGAAAGATATCGTCGGGGCCGAGTGAGTGCTATTGAAGACATTGAAGCTGCTCATATTCAACCATGTCATCGAGAATTTCTTCAGCAGTTTGCTGTGAGAGCGAACCTCGTAGTCCCGATTCTTGTCAGGGATGGCATTTGGGGCTTGTTGCTGGCTCATCAGTGTGCCGCACCTCGACAGTGGAATAACTTTGAGACGGAGTTGTTACAGCAACTAGCTAACCAAATTGGTATTGCTTTATCTCAAGCGCAACTATTAGAAAAAGAAACTCAGCAAAGTCAAGAACTCGTCCGTTCTAATGCAGAATTAGAACAATTTGCTTATGTGGCTTCCCATGACTTGCAAGAGCCGTTACGGATGGTAACAAGTTATCTACAGCTACTAGAGCGAAGATACAAAAATCAACTTGATGCCAATGCCGATCAGTTTATCACCTACGCCGTAGATGGGGCCCGGCGAATGCAGACCCTAATCAACGATTTATTGAACTATTCTCGCGTCAGCACCCGCGGACAGGCTTTTAAGTTAGTTGATTGCGATCTAATCTTACGATCTGCGATCGCTAATCTCCAAATTGCGATCGCAGATCGTAAAGCAATTGTTACTCATGATTCTCTACCAAAACTGATTGCTGATTCTACCCAACTCACACAAGTATTTCAAAACCTGATTGGGAACGCCATCAAATTTTGCCAAAATCAGCAGCCACAAATTCACATTGGGGTAGCCAAGCCAAATGCAAATTTAGACGGAGAAAATTTAAATTCCATCCCATCGGTAGATGAATGGTTATTCTCGATATGCGACAATGGTATCGGTTTAGAATCCCAGTATGTAGAACGCATTTTTATAATTTTCCAGCGCTTGCACGGTAGAGATAAGTATCCTGGTACTGGAATCGGTCTAGCAATTTGTAAAAAGATTATAGAACGCCACGGCGGCCGGATCTGGGTTGAGTCGAAACCGGGTCAAGGCTCGACTTTCTACTTCACAATTCCAGATAGAGCAGGTAAGCAATCGTGA
- a CDS encoding response regulator: MPIEVLLVEDNPGDAQLTRIALEDSKISIHLNVVEDGVEAMAFLRKQGQYIRVAHPDIVLLDLNLPRKDGREVLAEIKADEKLKRIPVVVLTTSQAEEDIIKAYNLSANCYITKPVDFDQFVKIVQSIENFWFAIVKLPPE, translated from the coding sequence ATGCCTATTGAGGTTTTGTTGGTAGAAGATAATCCTGGCGATGCTCAACTTACACGCATCGCCCTAGAAGATAGTAAAATATCGATTCACCTAAATGTGGTCGAAGATGGTGTGGAGGCAATGGCATTCTTGCGGAAACAAGGGCAATACATCAGAGTAGCTCATCCCGATATTGTGCTGCTCGATTTGAACCTACCCAGAAAAGATGGGCGAGAAGTACTGGCAGAAATCAAAGCAGACGAAAAGCTCAAAAGAATTCCCGTAGTAGTTCTGACGACTTCCCAAGCTGAAGAAGACATCATCAAAGCCTATAATTTATCTGCAAACTGTTATATAACTAAGCCAGTAGATTTCGATCAATTCGTTAAAATTGTCCAATCAATAGAAAATTTTTGGTTTGCGATCGTAAAACTGCCACCGGAGTAG
- a CDS encoding hybrid sensor histidine kinase/response regulator, with amino-acid sequence MAGKNIKVLLVEDNPGDVFLLQEFLKEVTTVVVDLVRVEKLSEGLNYLAKEIFDVILLDLSLPDSQGLETFVIAYHQAKATPIIVLTGINDETLAIRAMQEGAQDYLVKGQVTGDLLVRSMRYAIERQRADDALRHSEERFRVALKNSPIFVYNQDMELRYTWVYNPPSGLTVEEILGKQDLDIISVEDAQHLITIKHGVLTTGIGTREEVSITIKDTTRYYDLTVEPLRNELQEVVGVTCASIDISERKLAEEKIREQAALLDVTTDAICVRDLNNQIIFWNKGAETLYGWLAIEAWGKNASELLYDEPSPEIEAALLQATSKGKWQGELNKLTKNDKEILVASRWSLVYDEQGKPKAILTVDTDITEKKHLEAQLFRAQRLESIGTLASGIAHDLNNILTPILAGAQLLPLKFPDADERTRHLLEILEVNARRGADLVKQVLSFARGVEGKRITLQIRHLIVEVGKILKETFPKSIQISTDVLQDLWMVSGDSTQLHQVLMNLCVNARDAMPNGGSLSLYAENVLIDENYARINLEAKEGPYIVMTVSDTGVGIAKEILDRIFEPFFTTKDVGKGTGLGLSTVLGIVKSHGGFVNVYSEPGTGTSFQVYLPAVEGMETITPEELPPQAGHGELILIVDDEVAIQEITKTSLEAHNYKTLIACDGIEAIALYAQNQDKIDAVLMDIMLPTLDGLTAIRTLQKINPLVRIIASSGLMSDKKLSAVAAIGINTFLVKPYTVNELLLSLHKVLSQLN; translated from the coding sequence ATGGCAGGTAAAAATATTAAAGTCTTGTTAGTAGAAGATAACCCTGGTGATGTTTTTTTATTACAGGAGTTTTTAAAGGAAGTTACCACAGTTGTAGTTGATTTGGTGCGTGTTGAGAAGCTTTCTGAAGGACTCAACTACCTAGCAAAGGAAATTTTTGATGTGATTCTGCTAGACCTCTCGCTGCCAGATAGCCAGGGGCTAGAAACCTTTGTCATCGCTTACCATCAAGCAAAAGCCACTCCGATAATTGTGCTGACTGGTATAAATGATGAAACCTTGGCAATTAGGGCAATGCAGGAAGGAGCGCAGGATTATTTGGTGAAAGGGCAAGTAACTGGCGACTTGCTAGTGCGGTCAATGCGTTATGCCATCGAACGTCAACGGGCAGACGATGCATTGCGCCACAGTGAGGAGCGATTTCGGGTAGCCCTCAAAAATTCCCCCATCTTTGTCTACAACCAAGATATGGAGTTACGCTACACCTGGGTTTACAATCCCCCATCGGGCTTGACAGTTGAAGAAATATTGGGCAAACAAGACTTGGATATTATCTCAGTTGAAGATGCTCAACATCTCATCACAATTAAGCATGGGGTGTTAACTACTGGTATAGGAACGCGAGAGGAAGTATCAATTACAATCAAAGATACAACTCGATATTACGACTTGACCGTTGAGCCATTGCGGAATGAGTTGCAAGAAGTTGTGGGCGTGACATGCGCCAGTATTGATATTAGCGAACGTAAATTGGCAGAAGAAAAAATCCGCGAACAAGCAGCATTGCTTGATGTCACCACAGATGCCATTTGCGTCCGAGATTTAAACAATCAAATTATTTTCTGGAACAAAGGCGCAGAAACACTTTACGGCTGGCTAGCGATAGAAGCTTGGGGCAAAAATGCTAGCGAGCTTTTGTATGACGAACCTTCACCAGAAATTGAAGCGGCTCTTTTACAAGCTACTAGTAAAGGCAAGTGGCAGGGCGAGTTAAATAAACTTACCAAAAATGACAAAGAAATCCTTGTTGCTAGTCGCTGGAGTTTAGTGTACGACGAACAAGGAAAGCCAAAAGCAATTCTCACCGTTGACACAGATATTACCGAGAAAAAGCACCTAGAAGCCCAATTGTTTCGCGCCCAACGCTTGGAAAGCATTGGCACTCTAGCTAGTGGTATTGCTCACGACCTCAACAACATCCTGACACCGATTTTGGCCGGAGCGCAACTGTTACCACTCAAATTTCCTGATGCAGATGAACGCACCCGTCATCTATTGGAGATTTTAGAAGTTAATGCTAGACGCGGGGCTGATTTAGTTAAACAAGTACTGTCATTTGCGCGGGGTGTAGAAGGAAAGCGCATCACTTTGCAAATCAGACATCTAATTGTGGAAGTTGGCAAGATTCTTAAAGAGACATTTCCCAAATCCATACAAATCAGCACTGATGTCCTGCAAGATTTGTGGATGGTTTCTGGAGATAGCACCCAACTACATCAAGTGCTAATGAACCTCTGCGTTAACGCCCGCGATGCAATGCCCAATGGCGGTAGTTTGAGTCTCTATGCTGAAAATGTGTTGATTGATGAAAATTATGCCCGCATTAACCTGGAAGCAAAAGAGGGACCTTACATAGTGATGACTGTCTCTGATACTGGAGTTGGGATTGCTAAAGAAATCTTAGATAGAATTTTCGAGCCATTTTTTACCACGAAAGATGTCGGAAAAGGCACAGGGTTAGGACTTTCTACCGTCCTTGGCATCGTTAAAAGCCACGGTGGTTTTGTGAACGTGTATAGTGAACCGGGAACTGGCACCAGCTTTCAAGTTTACTTACCAGCAGTGGAAGGAATGGAAACAATTACTCCAGAAGAATTGCCACCACAGGCAGGACATGGAGAATTGATTTTGATTGTGGATGACGAAGTTGCTATTCAAGAAATTACAAAAACATCACTGGAAGCTCACAACTACAAAACCCTGATTGCCTGTGATGGCATTGAAGCGATCGCTCTCTACGCTCAAAATCAGGATAAAATTGATGCTGTACTGATGGATATTATGCTACCCACGCTAGATGGTTTAACTGCCATCCGTACCCTGCAAAAAATTAACCCCTTGGTCAGAATTATTGCCAGCAGTGGACTCATGTCTGACAAGAAACTCAGTGCAGTAGCTGCTATCGGTATCAATACATTTTTGGTAAAGCCTTATACTGTCAACGAATTATTGCTTTCTTTACATAAAGTCCTATCACAACTCAATTAA
- the ychF gene encoding redox-regulated ATPase YchF — protein sequence MLRAGIVGLPNVGKSTLFNAVVANAKAEAANFPFCTIEPNVGVVAVPDERLNVLAKIGSSVQTIPARVEFVDIAGLVKGASQGEGLGNQFLSHIREVDAIVHVVRCFENDDIIHVAGSVDPARDIEIINIELGLSDLAQIERRIDRTRKQARTSKDAQFEVSVLEKLAAALNEGKSVRQVSLNEEEEVIIKGLELLTYKPIIYAANVSEDELATGNHFVETVRQIASTENAQVVIVSAQVEAELVELPEEDKADFLASLGVEEGGLKSLIRATYSLLGLRTYFTCGPKETRAWTINAGMSAPQAAGVIHSDFERGFIRAETVAYKDLVTTGSMNAAKEKGLVRSEGKEYVVQEGDVMLFRFNV from the coding sequence ATGCTAAGAGCCGGAATTGTCGGACTTCCCAACGTCGGAAAATCTACTTTATTTAATGCTGTAGTTGCTAATGCTAAAGCAGAAGCAGCTAACTTCCCTTTTTGCACGATTGAACCGAATGTCGGCGTTGTCGCAGTACCGGATGAACGGTTAAATGTTCTTGCTAAGATTGGCAGTTCGGTACAAACTATTCCGGCGCGGGTGGAGTTTGTAGATATTGCCGGTTTAGTTAAAGGTGCAAGTCAGGGTGAGGGACTAGGGAATCAATTCCTGTCCCACATCCGGGAAGTTGATGCGATCGTCCATGTGGTACGTTGTTTTGAAAATGACGATATTATCCATGTTGCTGGTTCTGTTGACCCAGCACGAGATATTGAAATCATTAATATAGAACTGGGTTTATCAGATTTAGCACAAATTGAGCGGCGAATTGATCGGACTCGCAAACAAGCTCGTACCAGCAAAGATGCACAATTTGAAGTCTCAGTTTTAGAAAAATTAGCTGCGGCTTTAAATGAAGGTAAATCGGTGCGTCAGGTAAGTTTGAATGAAGAAGAAGAAGTAATTATTAAAGGATTAGAACTGCTGACTTATAAACCGATTATCTATGCAGCCAACGTATCTGAGGATGAGTTGGCAACTGGTAATCATTTTGTGGAAACAGTGCGGCAAATTGCATCGACAGAAAATGCTCAAGTTGTGATAGTTTCGGCTCAAGTTGAAGCGGAGTTAGTAGAGTTACCAGAAGAAGATAAGGCTGATTTTCTCGCGTCTTTAGGTGTGGAAGAAGGCGGTTTGAAATCATTGATTCGGGCAACTTACTCGCTTTTAGGCTTGCGGACATATTTTACCTGCGGCCCCAAAGAAACCCGCGCTTGGACAATTAATGCTGGAATGTCTGCACCTCAAGCTGCTGGTGTAATTCACAGTGATTTTGAGCGGGGATTTATTCGCGCTGAGACTGTCGCTTATAAAGATTTGGTAACAACTGGTTCGATGAATGCTGCAAAGGAAAAAGGGTTGGTTCGCAGTGAAGGTAAAGAATATGTTGTGCAGGAAGGGGATGTAATGTTGTTCCGATTTAATGTGTAG
- the yidD gene encoding membrane protein insertion efficiency factor YidD, protein MKLLFIWLIRGYRMFISPLFLPTCRFQPTCSMYAIEAIERFGVLRGSWMATRRILRCHPFHPGGYDPVPEVGEKVKEE, encoded by the coding sequence ATGAAACTATTATTTATTTGGCTGATTCGGGGCTACCGAATGTTTATCTCGCCGTTGTTTCTCCCGACTTGTCGCTTTCAACCAACTTGTTCGATGTATGCTATTGAAGCCATTGAACGATTTGGAGTGTTGCGTGGTAGCTGGATGGCAACTCGGCGGATTTTGCGCTGTCATCCGTTTCATCCAGGTGGTTACGATCCAGTGCCAGAGGTGGGGGAAAAGGTTAAGGAGGAGTAG
- a CDS encoding diacylglycerol/polyprenol kinase family protein → MLITFSDFTSIPVFWLQIASAAIWVLLILLVAGVVNRFADKPEIVRKIVHIGTGNVILIAWWLDIPASVGITASILASAITLLSYRLPILPGINSVGRQSLGTFFYSVSFGILVACFWYLQQPQYAALGILIMTWGDGLAALIGQRFGTHKYKIFGTQKSWEGSLTMMLVSYVVSSLILVGTQGNSWQIWPISLMVAFIATALEAVSFLGIDNLTVPLGSAALAYFLSQLVLSY, encoded by the coding sequence TTGTTGATTACATTTTCTGACTTCACCTCAATTCCGGTTTTCTGGCTGCAAATTGCGTCGGCTGCAATTTGGGTGTTACTCATCCTCCTGGTTGCAGGGGTGGTAAACCGCTTCGCCGACAAGCCAGAAATCGTGCGGAAGATAGTTCATATTGGCACTGGTAATGTGATTCTAATCGCCTGGTGGCTAGATATTCCCGCCAGTGTAGGAATTACAGCTTCTATTTTAGCGAGTGCAATCACCTTATTATCCTACCGATTGCCTATTCTTCCTGGCATTAATAGTGTAGGACGGCAAAGTTTAGGGACATTTTTTTACTCTGTCAGTTTCGGTATTTTAGTCGCCTGCTTCTGGTACTTGCAACAACCCCAATACGCAGCACTAGGGATTTTGATCATGACTTGGGGAGATGGACTAGCAGCTTTAATTGGGCAACGTTTTGGTACACACAAGTATAAAATCTTTGGTACGCAAAAAAGTTGGGAAGGCTCCCTAACTATGATGCTCGTTAGCTATGTCGTCAGTAGTTTGATTTTAGTTGGAACTCAAGGAAACAGTTGGCAAATTTGGCCGATATCGCTGATGGTGGCATTTATCGCTACTGCTTTAGAAGCTGTTTCATTTTTGGGGATTGACAATTTAACAGTTCCTTTGGGTAGTGCAGCCCTTGCCTACTTTTTAAGTCAGTTAGTTTTGAGTTACTAA
- a CDS encoding pentapeptide repeat-containing protein, protein MDAEELYRRYAAGERDFSGVDLSDVNLNIARLDEYDPTRNNLSGINLSSANLTRTNMICVNLSGANLSGAYLGRATLTSANLTNADLRNADFDCTDLEGAKLINANLRSAHLGSVILYGADLTNADLTGGSLTGNVRYLTLCNTIMPDGTVRTEFLDTE, encoded by the coding sequence ATGGATGCTGAAGAGTTGTACAGGCGCTATGCTGCTGGGGAGAGAGATTTCTCTGGTGTTGACTTGAGCGATGTCAACCTTAACATTGCTAGACTCGATGAATACGACCCCACTAGGAATAATCTTAGCGGCATTAATTTGAGTAGTGCTAATTTGACTAGAACCAACATGATATGCGTCAACTTGAGCGGTGCTAATCTCAGTGGTGCTTATCTGGGACGTGCTACCTTGACTTCTGCTAACCTGACTAATGCTGATTTGAGGAATGCCGATTTTGATTGTACTGATCTCGAAGGCGCTAAACTAATTAATGCCAATCTGCGTAGTGCCCATCTTGGTTCCGTCATATTGTATGGAGCTGACTTGACTAATGCCGACTTGACTGGTGGTAGTCTTACTGGTAACGTCAGATACCTGACTTTGTGCAACACTATCATGCCAGATGGTACTGTTAGAACTGAGTTTCTTGATACCGAGTGA
- a CDS encoding alpha/beta fold hydrolase, translated as MTTSSSETAFTSTKTWIWQDFPISYQTQGTTGPVVVLVHGFGASWWHWRKNIPVLAQNCRVYAIDLIGFGGSAKPQPGEKISYTLETWGQQVADFCREVVGEPAFLVGNSIGCIVAMQAAVGNPDIVLGVALLNCSLRLLHDRKRETLPLSRRFGAPLLQRLLSIKSVGDFFFNQLAKPKTVRKILLQAYANPEIVTDELVDILTSPASDPGASAVFLAFTSYSTGPLPEDLLPLLQCPAIILWGTADPWEPIKLGRELANFPQVEKFIPLEGVGHCPQDEAPELVNPILLDWILERSR; from the coding sequence ATGACAACATCAAGTTCAGAAACAGCATTTACCTCTACAAAAACCTGGATTTGGCAAGATTTCCCTATCTCCTATCAAACCCAAGGAACCACTGGCCCAGTTGTTGTCCTGGTGCATGGATTTGGGGCTTCTTGGTGGCATTGGCGGAAAAATATTCCTGTATTAGCACAAAATTGCCGTGTTTATGCTATTGATTTGATTGGTTTTGGCGGTTCTGCAAAACCTCAACCTGGTGAAAAAATTTCCTACACTCTAGAAACCTGGGGACAACAAGTAGCAGATTTTTGCCGCGAAGTTGTCGGCGAACCTGCTTTTTTAGTTGGCAATTCAATTGGCTGTATTGTAGCCATGCAAGCAGCAGTTGGCAACCCAGATATTGTTTTAGGAGTTGCTTTGCTCAACTGTTCTTTACGGCTGTTGCACGATCGCAAACGGGAAACTTTACCTTTATCTCGTCGTTTCGGAGCGCCTTTACTGCAACGCCTGTTATCTATCAAATCGGTTGGCGATTTCTTTTTCAATCAACTTGCCAAACCGAAAACTGTACGGAAGATTTTACTACAAGCTTATGCAAATCCTGAGATTGTGACAGATGAGTTGGTAGATATTCTCACTTCACCAGCAAGCGATCCAGGTGCTAGTGCTGTGTTCCTGGCTTTTACTTCTTATTCTACAGGGCCGCTACCAGAAGACCTTTTACCACTGTTACAGTGTCCAGCGATTATCTTGTGGGGAACGGCCGATCCGTGGGAACCAATTAAGTTAGGGAGAGAATTAGCTAACTTTCCCCAAGTAGAAAAGTTTATTCCTTTAGAGGGAGTGGGGCATTGTCCGCAGGATGAAGCGCCGGAGTTAGTCAATCCGATTTTACTCGATTGGATTTTGGAGCGATCGCGGTAA
- a CDS encoding thioredoxin family protein, whose translation MNLLETIDTPIGSYAPDFELPGIDGQVHHLRRYLEKFRAVGVISLCNHCPYVEWYIDRLKNIQAEFAPKGFTLIGMNGSDGNIETRPSFENMKAFAQRHNLNFPYLWDSTQDVTQSFGATKTPMAFLIDANGIVRYKGKIDNHPQDASAVGEEYLRNAIASLFLGQTIDVPQTEPVGTTLIWRN comes from the coding sequence ATGAATTTACTAGAAACAATCGATACTCCCATTGGGAGCTATGCACCCGATTTTGAACTGCCAGGAATTGACGGTCAAGTACACCATCTTAGGCGTTATCTTGAGAAGTTTCGAGCAGTGGGCGTTATTTCCTTATGTAACCACTGTCCTTATGTAGAGTGGTATATAGACAGGTTAAAAAACATTCAAGCCGAATTTGCCCCCAAAGGCTTCACACTAATTGGGATGAATGGTAGTGATGGTAATATTGAAACTAGGCCAAGCTTTGAAAATATGAAGGCTTTTGCCCAGCGTCATAATTTGAACTTTCCTTACCTGTGGGACTCGACGCAAGATGTAACCCAGAGTTTTGGGGCGACAAAAACACCAATGGCTTTTTTAATAGATGCTAATGGTATAGTCCGTTACAAAGGCAAAATTGACAATCATCCCCAAGATGCATCAGCAGTGGGAGAGGAATATTTGAGAAATGCGATCGCCTCTCTATTTCTTGGTCAGACAATAGATGTACCACAAACAGAACCAGTCGGGACTACATTGATTTGGCGTAACTAG
- the pyrH gene encoding UMP kinase: MGTNYRRVLLKLSGEALMGNMGYGIDPEVVKGIAQELAEVIATGTQIAIVVGGGNIFRGVKAASAGMDRATADYIGMIATVMNAMTLQDSLEHIGVQTRVQTAIAMQELAEPYIRRRAIRHLEKGRVVIFGAGSGNPFFTTDTTAALRAAEIDAEVIFKATKVDGVYDADPHIYPNAKRYNSLTYAHVLAKDLRVMDSTAIALCKENNIPILVFDLTVRGNIHRAVLGESIGTLVGGSCDIS, from the coding sequence ATGGGAACGAATTACCGACGGGTTTTACTCAAACTGAGCGGTGAAGCCTTAATGGGCAACATGGGCTATGGCATTGATCCAGAAGTGGTCAAAGGAATAGCACAAGAATTAGCAGAGGTGATAGCCACTGGCACTCAAATTGCCATAGTTGTTGGCGGTGGCAATATTTTTCGTGGCGTTAAAGCAGCGTCGGCGGGGATGGACAGGGCAACCGCTGACTATATTGGGATGATTGCCACGGTAATGAACGCCATGACGTTGCAAGATTCGCTAGAACACATAGGGGTACAGACGCGGGTGCAAACCGCGATCGCTATGCAAGAATTAGCAGAACCATATATCCGTCGTCGTGCCATCCGTCATCTTGAAAAAGGGCGGGTGGTAATTTTTGGTGCTGGTTCGGGAAATCCCTTCTTTACTACAGACACCACGGCGGCACTAAGAGCAGCAGAAATTGATGCCGAAGTGATTTTTAAAGCCACCAAAGTAGACGGGGTGTATGATGCAGATCCTCATATTTATCCTAACGCCAAGCGTTACAATAGCCTCACCTACGCGCACGTTTTAGCCAAAGATTTGCGGGTGATGGATAGTACTGCGATCGCCTTGTGTAAAGAAAATAATATCCCAATTCTGGTATTTGACCTAACGGTGCGAGGTAATATCCACCGAGCAGTCTTGGGAGAATCCATCGGTACCCTTGTGGGAGGTTCTTGTGATATTAGCTGA